The following proteins come from a genomic window of Triticum aestivum cultivar Chinese Spring chromosome 6A, IWGSC CS RefSeq v2.1, whole genome shotgun sequence:
- the LOC123128400 gene encoding nuclear-pore anchor isoform X2 yields the protein MPLFMSDEELRLLGGDVAAVAERADAAIRELRNQVDTIRAEADAAAIAAEQTCALLEQRFTTLSAEVDRYQAEAAELTAASERRAADLASSQAEIHQLRIQAIAKDGEVERLKVEISELHKSKCQSLELIEQRDAEIREKDGVIQSYHDKMVNQADSSAGKEARIHEVEAKLTHCQATCNRIEQEKELLEKHNLWLDEELKAKVKNLSDLRKANMDEESRMSAKIAELEREISESTSSLRRSKERISELEQRVSYMEKELLSAKDAAAANEQRLGAELSTVMKLAELHKESSSEWSKKAGELEGVIKALETHLTQVEDDYKEKLGKETLAKSDLEMEVANLKQKIQKCELDLENSRKSGEMSLVPFTNIAAEPTDLSDTPMKEMSLSDDVNRNDLMIVPRVPSGVSGTALAASLLRDGWSLAKIYEKYQEATDALRHERFGRRHAEAVLERVLHEIEEKAELILDERAEHERMVEAYALMDHKLQQALLEHDNFENTIRNLKSELKRWERDHFIANKEIDDLQKQVAVLLKECQDVQLRCGSSVPIVGHGAASTSISNGMSNAENNNHAHQNVQLRNKVHMLSTNLENKGVELRESFQIELKRITVDAASRVEKVMKKSEEQAIMIESLHRSVAMYRKLCEEQQKTRSSIENISSNLQDDGRKDLMVLFEGSQEISKKTHEQVSERARKLDEELTKLRTELMSLRSERDKAVLEASFARDRLNGFMAEIDHQRKEANSVSLRNAELMHLVVDYEKRLRESSDSMQALEESSRKLSMEVSILKHEKEILVKSERRSLDEVNSLSERVHRLQATIDTIHTTDEVQENARSMERRNQQEYIKRLERDWAELKKEVQEQRDHVRVLTLDKKNAFEGCMKQVEDMRQELQSSWRASSDAEARAAVAEAKCSDLEAKLKSKRIIFRDGGHDNSAVNEVNDELFRLKEELEKCKEEAQANKNYMLQYKEIANSNEVALKQMESAYQDYKTESEMAKRSLEDEIAKLRSKLSEFEKSYVMRCEEAASTIEVKEKDITTLMNDITILRNEVSQKVSRIENLEVELASSKSALDEQCKRWRSAQDNYERQVILQSETIQELTNTSKQLSSLQQEMAMLRQTADAHKAENDALRTSGEQEKIELVKEKDEALRKYSELNDQNKILHNRLEALHIRLAEQERGIAGLSSQRTDSHGEDDLHGVVSYLRRSKEIAETEISLLKQEKSRLQIELESALKSSKEAQDLLRSQADSARSSMFKDEEFKSLQLQVREINLLRESNIQLREENRHNFEECQKFREEGNKAKIEAERLNKILLEKQVYAEVCTKDLDMKKTEIANLNQRISELVENSRGVDLNTYETMKGELQNIKSTLRENSVELERAKNLLSERDVAIRNLDEKLAGCQSELGAREKKLNDVEASLKSEIDRQKKITFTYKKKVEVLMREKADLIKENKSLLKQIEDLKSSQKMPMETSNVQAVKEKDIRIQTLEKILEKERDDLKKEKANRRKAENVFYVAVQNLSKEKKQIEESIEKHRQAVKEVIEHYSGQSSQIPSGSAVEEQFRSYFLAAKKMEESPSLFQDGSTSQTPPIETPTVDAAATGRQVATPPRPAQVKVMEEKAVSSLPKPSTEQRRSRRVLVRPSLERIEEPQADAATPVVDVSAVQEKGGTSTERGSTVVQEKGGPSLERETSGSVSVLPSGRKRLVPSSQMRDDASHGEANDANPPSKKPKEDSVQSSSELKTDQSAPEDVTTEAPVVISIDNQDVQQQPGEEMNTDQASMPVEEVEDIKDDEAGNNDDMEEYRGALMDIEGQDAEVNMDSDATAVEDVPLKSEAVVESFDEDQKLEDAKEEGQITTATDAEDEKEEGELPDEPEQQSDSSPLDIGEQAGDAFRAASPSGAAAKSDADMSEEIVEGDGTAELAEVEPDQSPLAQSGGADASPSRTTDASPVREPSPSNPAIAGASSEQQNPGTAAESVGRTINLTERAIQNRTNRQNRLVRTSTPQPSSSRGRSRETGRGRGRSRRGGQP from the exons ATGCCGCTCTTCAtgtccgacgaggagctccggctcCTCGGCGGGGACGTGGCCGCGGTCGCCGAGCGGGCCGACGCCGCCATCCGCGAGCTCCGGAACCAGGTCGACACCATCCGCGCcgaggccgacgcggcggccatcgCGGCCGAGCAGACCTGCGCCCTCCTCGAGCAGCGCTTCACCACCCTCTCCGCGGAGGTCGATCGGTACCAGGCCGAGGCGGCCGAGCTCACCGCCGCCTCCGAGCGCCGCGCCGCCGACCTCGCCTCCTCCCAGGCCGAGATACACCAGCTCCGCATCCAAGCA ATTGCAAAGGATGGCGAGGTCGAGCGTCTCAAAGTGGAAATCTCGGAGCTGCACAAGTCCAAGTGCCAGTCGCTTGAATTGATCGAGCAGAGGGACGCAGAGATACGGGAGAAGGATGGCGTCATTCAGAGCTACCATGATAAGATG GTAAATCAGGCTGACTCTTCTGCTGGTAAAGAGGCTAGGATACACGAGGTTGAAGCTAAGTTAACTCACTGCCAGGCGACATGTAACCGCATTGAACAG GAGAAGGAGCTTCTTGAAAAGCATAATCTCTGGCTTGATGAGGAACTGAAAGCAAAAGTAAAGAATCTATCTGATCTAAGAAAGGCAAACATGGATGAGGAGTCTCGGATGTCAGCAAAGATTGCAGAG CTTGAAAGAGAGATTTCTGAATCTACAAGTTCCTTGAGGCGAAGTAAAGAACGGATTTCTGAGCTTGAGCAAAGAGTATCTTATATGGAAAAG GAGCTACTCTCAGCAAAGGATGCTGCAGCTGCTAATGAGCAACGCCTTGGCGCTGAGCTTTCAAct GTCATGAAACTTGCTGAACTTCACAAAGAAAGTTCTAGCGAATGGTCAAAGAAGGCTGGGGAACTTGAAGGTGTTATTAAAGCTTTGGAG ACACATTTGACCCAAGTTGAAGATGATTACAAGGAAAAGCTTGGGAAGGAGACCTTGGCCAAGAGTGATCTTGAAATG GAAGTTGCCAACTTAAAGCAGAAGATACAGAAGTGTGAACTTGATTTGGAAAATTCAAGAAAGTCTGGTGAAATGAGCCTTGTACCATTCACCAACATTGCAGCAGAACCCACTGATTTAAGTGATACACCCATGAAAGAAAT GTCACTTTCTGATGATGTAAATCGGAATGACCTAATGATAGTTCCAAGAGTACCTAGTGGTGTTTCTGGAACTGCATTAGCTGCTTCTCTTCTTCGTGATGGCTGGAGT CTTGCTAAGATATATGAGAAATATCAAGAAGCCACTGATGCTTTACGCCATGAGAGGTTTGGGAGGAGACATGCTGAAGCGGTTCTGGAAAGG GTCTTACATGAAATTGAGGAGAAGGCTGAACTCATCTTAGATGAGCGAG CCGAGCATGAGAGGATGGTTGAAGCTTATGCTCTAATGGATCACAAATTGCAGCAGGCATTGTTGGAGCATGATAATTTTGAGAATACCATAAGGAATCTAAAG TCGGAGTTGAAAAGGTGGGAACGCGATCATTTTATTGCTAACAAGGAAATAgatgacctgcaaaaacaa GTCGCTGTTCTTTTAAAGGAATGTCAAGACGTACAGCTTCGTTGTGGTTCTAGTGTTCCCATTGTAGGTCATGGTGCTGCTTCTACCAGCATAAGCAATGGCATGTCTAATGCTGAAAACAATAACCATGCACAT CAAAATGTTCAACTTCGAAATAAAGTTCACATGCTCTCTACCAATCTTGAAAATAAGGGCGTGGAACTCAGG gAGAGCTTCCAAATCGAGCTGAAGAGAATCACAGTTGACGCTGCATCAAGAGTTGAAAAAGTTATGAAGAAATCTGAAGAACAAGCAATAATGATTGAATCTCTTCATAGATCT GTTGCGATGTACAGGAAATTGTGTGAAGAACAGCAGAAGACTCGTTCCAGTATCGAAAACATATCCAGTAATCTGCAAG ATGATGGCAGAAAGGACCTGATGGTGCTGTTTGAAGGATCACAG GAGATCTCGAAGAAAACACATGAACAAGTCTCTGAGCGGGCCAGAAAACTCGATGAAGAGTTGACCAAGTTGAG GACTGAGCTTATGTCTTTGCGATCTGAGCGTGACAAGGCAGTGCTGGAAGCTAGTTTTGCTCGAGACCGGCTTAATGGGTTCATGGCAGAGATTGATCACCAG AGAAAGGAAGCTAATTCTGTTTCGCTCAGAAATGCGGAGTTGATGCATTTAGTAGTTGATTATGAAAAAAGACTCCGTGAAAGTTCAGATTCTATGCAAGCTTTAGAGGAGAGCTCAAGGAAACTGTCAATGGAG GTGTCTATTTTAAAGCATGAAAAAGAGATTTTAGTGAAGTCAGAGAGAAGATCTTTGGATGAAGTCAACAGTTTGTCTGAGAGAGTGCACCGTCTGCAG GCCACCATTGACACAATACATACTACTGACGAGGTTCAAGAG AATGCAAGGTCCATGGAAAGGAGAAATCAACAGGAGTACATCAAGCGACTAGAG AGAGACTGGGCTGAACTAAAAAAGGAGGTTCAAGAGCAACGAGATCATGTTCGTGTCCTGACACTTGACAAGAAAAATGCCTTTGAGGGCTGCATGAAGCAGGTAGAGGATATGAGACAAGAGTTACAGAGCTCATGGAGAGCTTCTAGTGATGCTGAGGCGAGGGCTGCTGTTGCAGAG GCAAAGTGTTCAGATCTGGAGGCGAAACTCAAATCAAAAAGG ATCATATTTAGGGACGGTGGTCATGATAACTCAGCAGTAAATGAG GTGAATGATGAGCTTTTCCGGTTGAAAGAGGAGTTGGAAAAATGCAAGGAGGAAGCACAAGCAAATAAAAACTATATGCTTCAG TACAAAGAAATTGCAAACTCAAATGAAGTTGCATTGAAGCAAATGGAATCGGCATACCAGGATTACAAAACTGAG TCCGAAATGGCCAAAAGAAGCCTGGAAGATGAGATCGCTAAGTTGAGAAGTAAGTTGTCTGAATTTGAGAAAAGCTATGTGATGAGGTGTGAAGAAGCTGCCAGTACAATTGAAGTTAAAGAGAAGGATATCACTACTCTTATGAATGACATTACGATCCTGAGGAATGAAGTTTCCCAGAAAGT ATCGCGGATTGAGAACTTAGAAGTTGAATTGGCTTCCTcaaagagtgctcttgatgagcaGTGTAAGCGTTGGCGTAGCGCGCAAGACAACTACGAGCGGCAG GTTATCCTGCAATCTGAAACAATACAGGAGCTGACAAATACTTCTAAGCAACTGTCTTCATTGCAGCAAGAAATGGCAATGCTTCGTCAAACAGCAGATGCACACAAGGCTGAAAAT GATGCTTTAAGAACGTCTggtgagcaagaaaagatagagttGGTGAAAGAAAAGGATGAGGCCCTTCGGAAGTATAGCGAGCTAAATGATCAG AATAAGATTCTACACAACCGATTAGAAGCTTTGCACATTCGATTAGCTGAGCAAGAACGGGGTATTGCTGGACTTTCATCGCAACGAACCGACTCACATGGAGAGGATGATTTGCATGGCGTTGTCAGCTACTTGCGCAGATCAAAGGAAATA GCGGAAACAGAAATATCGTTGCTTAAGCAGGAGAAATCACGGCTTCAGATAGAG CTGGAAAGTGCATTGAAGTCCAGCAAGGAGGCACAGGACTTGCTCCGCAGTCAAGCTGATAGTGCAAGATCATCAATGTTCAAGGATGAAGAATTCAAGTCGCTGCAACTCCAG GTGAGAGAAATTAATTTGCTTCGTGAAAGCAACATACAGCTTAGAGAGGAGAACCGGCACAATTTTGAAGAATGCCAG AAATTCCGTGAGGAAGGTAACAAAGCTAAAATAGAGGCTGAAAGATTGAATAAAATTCTACTGGAGAAACAGGTATATGCTGAAGTGTGTACAAAAGATCTAGACATGAAGAAGACTGAAATAGCAAATCTCAACCAAAGGATTTCTGAG TTGGTTGAAAACAGTAGAGGTGTCGATTTGAACACATATGAGACCATGAAGGGTGAACTTCAAAATATCAAA TCAACCTTGAGAGAGAATTCAGTTGAGCTTGAGCGTGCAAAGAATCTTCTTTCCGAGAGGGACGTTGCCATAAGAAATTTAGATGAGAAGCTTGCTGGCTGTCAGTCTGAATTGGGAGCTAGGGAAAAGAAGCTGAATGATGTTGAG GCTAGCCTGAAATCTGAAATTGATAGACAGAAGAAGATTACCTTCACCTACAAG AAAAAGGTTGAAGTGTTAATGCGAGAGAAGGCAGATcttataaaagaaaataaaagccTTTTGAAGCAGATTGAAGATCTTAAATCAA GTCAGAAAATGCCGATGGAAACATCAAATGTTCAGGCCGTAAAAGAGAAAGACATCAGGATACAG ACACTGGAAAAAATCTTGGAGAAGGAGAGAGATGATCTCAAGAAAGAAAAGGCAAACCGCAGAAAGGCTGAGAACGTTTTCTACGTCGCTGTTCAAAATCTATCAAAG GAGAAGAAGCAAATAGAGGAATCGATTGAGAAGCACCGGCAGGCTGTGAAGGAGGTGATTGAG CATTATTCTGGACAATCATCTCAAATCCCGTCTGGATCAGCAGTAGAGGAGCAGTTCCGTTCATATTTCCTTGCGGCTAAAAAAATGGAGGAGTCTCCTAGCCTGTTCCAAGATGGTTCAACTAGCCAGACACCACCTATTGAAACTCCCACTGTCGATGCAGCTGCGACAG GGCGGCAGGTAGCTACTCCGCCAAGGCCTGCTCAAGTTAAAGTGATGGAGGAGAAAGCAGTTTCTTCTTTGCCCAAGCCAAGTACTGAACAACGCAGATCAAGAAGGGTGCTCGTTCGGCCTAGTCTTGAACGAATTGAAGAGCCCCAGGCTGATGCGGCTACACCAGTTGTCGATGTTTCTGCAGTACAGGAGAAAGGTGGCACATCGACAGAACGAGGTTCCACAGTAGTTCAGGAAAAAGGTGGCCCATCACTGGAGCGTGAAACTTCTGGCAGTGTGTCTGTATTGCCTTCTGGTCGCAAACGTCTCGTGCCATCATCGCAGATGAGAGATGATGCATCACATGGAGAGGCTAATGATGCCAATCCTCCATCAAAGAAACCTAAAGAGGATTCTGTTCAGAGTTCCAGTGAGTTAAAAACTGATCAATCGGCCCCTGAAGATGTAACGACTGAGGCTCCTGTGGTTATCTCGATAGACAACCAAGATGTGCAACAACAGCCTGGAGAAGAGATGAACACGGATCAGGCTTCCATGCCAGTTGAAGAGGTTGAGGACATCAAGGATGACGAAGCGGGTAACAATGATGACATGGAAGAATATAGAGGTGCATTAATGGACATCGAAGGCCAGGATGCTGAAGTTAATATGGACAGTGATGCAACTGCTGTGGAAGATGTGCCGCTTAAGTCAGAGGCAGTAGTGGAATCGTTTGATGAAGACCAGAAACTCGAGGATGCGAAGGAAGAGGGCCAGATTACTACAGCCACCGATGCTGAGgatgagaaggaggagggggagttGCCGGATGAACCTGAACAACAATCAGATAGCAGTCCCCTGGATATTGGTGAGCAAGCAGGTGATGCTTTCAGGGCAGCATCTCCAAGTGGGGCAGCAGCAAAGAGCGACGCAGACATGTCAGAGGAGATTGTAGAAGGTGACGGTACTGCTGAACTTGCTGAGGTGGAGCCAGACCAAAGCCCTCTAGCACAGTCAGGCGGAGCGGATGCATCACCAAGCAGAACCACAGATGCATCCCCTGTACGTGAACCTTCCCCTTCAAACCCAGCCATTGCTGGCGCATCTTCTGAACAACAGAATCCCGGTACCGCAGCAGAGAGTGTGGGAAGAACAATCAACTTGACGGAGAGGGCAATACAAAACAGAACAAACAGACAAAACAGACTTGTACGGACGAGCACTCCACAGCCTTCCTCTTCCAGGGGTCGTTCTCGAGAAACCGGGCGCGGACGTGGACGTTCCCGGCGAGGTGGTCAGCCATAG